A stretch of DNA from Catenulispora acidiphila DSM 44928:
GCCATGAAGGCCATGACAGCCACCGGCCGCACCGAACCGTCCGTCGCACTCACCGCGGTGGACCAGCCGCAGCCGCGTCCGGACGAGGCGCTGGTGAAGGTGGAGGCGTACTCCGTCAACCGCGGCGAGACCTTCCAACTCGAGGCGCCGCGCCCCGGCTGGCGCCCCGGCAAGGACGTCGCGGGCCTCGTGGTCCAGGCCGCGGCCGACGGCTCCGGCCCGGCGGTCGGCGCCCGCGTCGTCGGCCACCCGCCGCAGGGCGGCTGGGCCGAGTACGTGGCAGTCCCGACCAGCTCTCTGGCCGACCTCCCCGACACCGTCCCCGCCGCCACCGCCGCCGCGCTGCCGCTGGCCGGGCTCACCGCGCTCCGCCTCCTGCGGGTGACGCGAGCCGCCGCCGGCAGCAGGGTCCTGATGACCGGCGCGTCCGGCGGCGTGGGCCACTACTTCGTGGAACTCGCGGCGGCGGCCGGGCTGGAGATCACCGCGGTCAGCTCCTCGCCCGAACGCGGCGCCCGGCTGCTGGAGCTCGGCGCGGCGCGCGTCGTGCCCTCGATCGACGCAGCCGAGGGACCTTTCGACATCGTCCTGGAATCCACCGGCGGCCCGAACCTGCCGGCCGCCCTGGCCAAGCTCGCCCGGCGCGGAACGCTGATCTGGTTCGGCCAGGCCAGCCGGCAGCCGGCAACGCTCGACTTCTTCGACTTCTTCGCCGGTCCCGAGTCCGCCACGATCCGGCACTTCCACTACGCCGACTCCGACTCGACCTACGGACAAGACCTGCAGACGTTGGTACGCCTCGTCGCCGCCGACCGCCTGCACCCGGAGATCGGGCTGGTGACGGACTGGACCGGGACCGCCGACGTCCTGACTCTCCTGCGCGATCGAGGAGTACGCGGCAACGCAGTCCTCACCATCGCCTGACGCCACCATCTGACAGACCCGAATACCCCGAATACATAGACTCAAGATCACCCCGAAGGAGCATCACCATGACCACCATCACCGACCCGAAGACCGTCGTCGTCCGCTACGTCGAGGCAGTCCGCGACGGCGACACCGAGACCATCGTCGCCAGCTTCGCCGAGCACGCCACCTGGCTCTACCCCGGCAACCTCCCGATCTCGCGCCTGTGGGAGGGCCGCGACGCGATCATCAACGACTTCCTCGGCGGCATGGGCGCCTACCTGGACACCTCGGCGCCGGTCGTGATCGCCCTGGTCCACGCCTTCGCCGACGGCGACCAGGTGCTGGCGGAGTGGACGTCGAAGGCGACCGCCGCCAACGGCGCGACCTACGACAACCGCTGCGCGGCGGTCTTCACCGTCGAGGACGGGAAGATCACGTCGGTCCGGGAGTACGCGGACACGCACCACGTCGCCGCCGTGCTCTTCGGCGAGGCCTGAGCCGCGCTTTCCCTCGGCACCGGCCGCCTTCGCACGAGCGAAAAGCTCGTCAGGGCGGTCGGTGACGACGTATGCCCGAACGACCCCGGAGCCAACCGCCAGTCGTCGCCGTCGCCGTCGCCGTCGCTACAGAGTCTTCTCGAACCAGTGGTTCGCGTACTTGCTGTCGTTGTAGGCCGGGATCTCGCGATAGCCGTACCGCGCATACATCGCGCGGGCCTCCACCAAGTCGCCCCGCGTGTCCAGTCGGATGGCGCGCGCACCGAGTTCGGCAGCCGCGCGATCGGCTTCGCCGAGCAACAATCGCCCGCCACCGGAGCGCCGGAACTGCGGACGGATGTACATCCGGCTCAGCTCGGCCACCTCCGGCGCCAGCATCCGCACGCCGACGCAGCCCGCGGGCTCCTCGCCGACGCTCGCCACCAGGAATGCGACCAGATCATCGTTGGGCTCGTCGCGCATCGCCGCGTCGACTTCGCCCGGCTCGCACGGCCGTCCCCAGTACCTGCTGACCAACTCGTCGTAGTACGAGACCAGCAGATCGATCGCGTCCGGTTCCCGCACCGTGGCGCGGCGCGCCGTCCACGCGTCCGTCGTCGTCATGCCGTCCATCATCACGTCGCTGTCATCTGGTTAACGGCGACGGAAACCCGGTCGAGCAGATCCAGCGCCCGCGCCAGGACGCGCAGTTCGTCCGCGTCCAGCGCCTGGTCCAGCGCTGCGGCGAGCAGCACGGTGCGCTGTCGGCGGTCGGCGTCGAGCGCATGCCTCCCCGCCTCGGTCAGCGCGAGGATCTTCTTGCGCGCGTCGTCCGGATCGGGTCCGGCGCTGAGGAATCCGGCGTCGGCCAGGTCCTTCACGGTCGCGGCCATCGTCTGGTGCCGCACGCCGCGGCTTGACGCCAGATCGGCTGTGGTCATCGGTCCGCGCGCGGCGAGCAGATCGAGCACCGCCGCCGGGATGGGAGCGATCCGGTCCACCGCACGGGTGCTGCGGACCAGAGTGCCGACCGCGCTGCGCAGGTGCGTGGCCACGTCCTCGACGGCAGGAGGCGGCGGGTCCGCAGGGGTGGCGTTCACGGTCTCACGCTATCATGTGTACAGGGAATACTGTACAGTTATCCCTGTACATCGAAGAACGTCAGGAGCTCACCATGCAGCTGATCAAGCACGCCCACGCCTGCGTCTCGCTGGTCGGCGACCAGGGGCGGATCGTCATCGACCCCGGGACGCTGACCCCCGACGCGGCCGCGGCGGTGGCCGCCGCCGAAGCGGTGCTGATCACCCACGAGCACTTCGACCACTTCGACGAGGACATGCTCGCCAAGGCCCTGGACGCGCGTCCCGAGCTGCGGGTCTACGGTCCCGCGAGCGTGGTCGGGCGCTGGGAGGCGCGGCGCGGGCAGGTCACCGCGGTGGCCGCCGGCGACCGGCACGCCGTGGCGGGGTTCGACATCGCCGTCTTCGGCGAGCTGCACGCGCTGATCCACCGCGACGTGCCGCGCGTGACCAACGTCGGCTACCTCGTCGATGAGAAGCTCTACCACCCCGGCGACGCCTACCACGTACCCGAGGCGCCGGTCGAGACGCTGCTGCTGCCCACGAGCGGACCGTGGACGAAGCTCGGCGAGGCGGTCGACTACGTGCGCGAGGTCGCGCCGAAGCAGGCCGTCCAGATCCACGAACTGCTGCT
This window harbors:
- a CDS encoding zinc-binding dehydrogenase; the encoded protein is MKAMTATGRTEPSVALTAVDQPQPRPDEALVKVEAYSVNRGETFQLEAPRPGWRPGKDVAGLVVQAAADGSGPAVGARVVGHPPQGGWAEYVAVPTSSLADLPDTVPAATAAALPLAGLTALRLLRVTRAAAGSRVLMTGASGGVGHYFVELAAAAGLEITAVSSSPERGARLLELGAARVVPSIDAAEGPFDIVLESTGGPNLPAALAKLARRGTLIWFGQASRQPATLDFFDFFAGPESATIRHFHYADSDSTYGQDLQTLVRLVAADRLHPEIGLVTDWTGTADVLTLLRDRGVRGNAVLTIA
- a CDS encoding nuclear transport factor 2 family protein yields the protein MTTITDPKTVVVRYVEAVRDGDTETIVASFAEHATWLYPGNLPISRLWEGRDAIINDFLGGMGAYLDTSAPVVIALVHAFADGDQVLAEWTSKATAANGATYDNRCAAVFTVEDGKITSVREYADTHHVAAVLFGEA
- a CDS encoding GNAT family N-acetyltransferase; amino-acid sequence: MTTTDAWTARRATVREPDAIDLLVSYYDELVSRYWGRPCEPGEVDAAMRDEPNDDLVAFLVASVGEEPAGCVGVRMLAPEVAELSRMYIRPQFRRSGGGRLLLGEADRAAAELGARAIRLDTRGDLVEARAMYARYGYREIPAYNDSKYANHWFEKTL
- a CDS encoding MarR family winged helix-turn-helix transcriptional regulator, giving the protein MNATPADPPPPAVEDVATHLRSAVGTLVRSTRAVDRIAPIPAAVLDLLAARGPMTTADLASSRGVRHQTMAATVKDLADAGFLSAGPDPDDARKKILALTEAGRHALDADRRQRTVLLAAALDQALDADELRVLARALDLLDRVSVAVNQMTAT
- a CDS encoding MBL fold metallo-hydrolase; the encoded protein is MQLIKHAHACVSLVGDQGRIVIDPGTLTPDAAAAVAAAEAVLITHEHFDHFDEDMLAKALDARPELRVYGPASVVGRWEARRGQVTAVAAGDRHAVAGFDIAVFGELHALIHRDVPRVTNVGYLVDEKLYHPGDAYHVPEAPVETLLLPTSGPWTKLGEAVDYVREVAPKQAVQIHELLLAEVGQQAAKTMIGNLTEAAMAIVPVGEAITV